The sequence TGTAAGCCCCAgtgcgcggcgcagcagcgcatttTCCTTACGCAACGCCTGTGCCTTTTCCTCCAGCGCCATCCGCTCCTGCGTTGCGGTGTCGACATGCACAACTGGCACCGCACGAATGTGCCGCACCCGCTCTGCGTAGTGCAGCGTGCGCAGGGACTCctcgaggtgcagcgcgctcGGGCTCACGCAGGCGACCATCACAGTGCGGCCGTGCCCATCCAGGCTGTGCATGAGGAGCTGAGTAAGAACGCTTGAGCGGTAGGGTAtgaacggcggcggcggcgccaatGCCTTCGACGGTGTGACGGCATCGGATGACGCTGATGTCAGCACCTTCGTAGAGGGTGCAGGTGGCGGGGCGGAGAGGAGCTCCAGCACACGGCcgagggtgaagagagacTTGTTGATGGACTTCGTCTCTGCAGTGCTGGTGGAAAGCGTCTTCTTGAGCCTCTCCGATCCAGCCAGGTCGACAAAGACGAGTCGTCCGTACCGGGTGGTGCAGAGGGGAGCTGATGCACCAAGCGGCGAGGACGGTGCACCGTCACTGCCAATGTCCCCCGAAGAggtcgcagccgccgcctcgtctcGCGCTTCGAAGAAGACGGTGAAGACAACATGAGAGCGGCTGCTGTCCAGGTTGAGCGCgtggctgccgcgctgccgaTTCCGCTGTCCCTCACGCAACACGAGCAGGAAGTCCTCGCGGCCGCGGCACTCCACCATCAGTGAACCCTCGACGAAGAAGGACGAAGCCGCAGCTGAccagcggcactgcagcccGTCTCCGCCGTCTGGCTGGAGCAAATCGTAGAGGGACTCTTGGTAGAGCTCGACGTAGGAGCACTTGGACGTCACCACCGTGGCCGAGGAGGCAGAAGCTCCAACAGACGCACCGTCGCTGCCTTGGCGTCTGCTCTTGAGTTTCCTTGACGACCGACGCAGCTCCTTGAGTCGGCGCGCGATGTAGTACACGGCCTGGTACTGCAGCCCATCCTCGGCGACCAGCGGCGTAGGGGCATCAGAGACTGGTCCCGCAGACGCCGGCGCTGGAAGCGTGCGCCCGCTTAGCGAGTACGTCTTTCCGCTGCCTGTTTGCCCAAAGCAAagcaccgtcaccacctcgcccgcaagcgccgcctcgcagAGCGCTGGCATCTCTAACATGTCGAAGAACTCCTCCTGCGTCGTGCTGGGGCCGGCGCAGTAGTCAAAGGTGTAGACCGTTGCCACCTCGCACCGaccctcgccgccgccgccgccgttcccGGGGTTATGCAGCCGCGATTGACGTGTAGGCATAGAGTGGCGCTGAACGCTACGTCCACATCCGATCCTTACAGTTGGTGgacgcagcacctccagcatGTATGGACTAGTCATGGGTCGCGTAAGCCGTCCCGCAGCCGTGACCACACGAATGACTTCCGAGTACGACAGCTTCGTCCCGCCGGTGTCGTGCGAGTGGGAGTCgcccggtggcggcggcggtgacgacgcgCTTGGCGTGGGTGCCATCTCCATCTCTACCAAAGGCCGGACACGCACCGCAGCCTTTACATGAGTCGTCGGCATGACCGAAACAGCAGAGGGATCAGTagccgccactgcagagATGCCATTACACCCACCCCTGTTGCCTGCCGTaacagagctgctgcgcaggccACGCCGGACATTCATGCTGCCCGAGGTCGACTTGATTTGGCTAGTGTGTTGTCTTTGATGTTGGCTGCACGTCCTTAATGCGCACGGCTGGCAGGTGTGTCTACGATCGCCTGTAGTGGCGCTGCGTTGTGGGCGTATTTCTTCACATTCAGACGTGGTTGAAGTCAGAGAAGGTCAGCTGCCCGC comes from Leishmania panamensis strain MHOM/PA/94/PSC-1 chromosome 6 sequence and encodes:
- a CDS encoding kinesin-like protein (TriTrypDB/GeneDB-style sysID: LpmP.06.0160), whose product is MPTTHVKAAVRVRPLVEMEMAPTPSASSPPPPPGDSHSHDTGGTKLSYSEVIRVVTAAGRLTRPMTSPYMLEVLRPPTVRIGCGRSVQRHSMPTRQSRLHNPGNGGGGGEGRCEVATVYTFDYCAGPSTTQEEFFDMLEMPALCEAALAGEVVTVLCFGQTGSGKTYSLSGRTLPAPASAGPVSDAPTPLVAEDGLQYQAVYYIARRLKELRRSSRKLKSRRQGSDGASVGASASSATVVTSKCSYVELYQESLYDLLQPDGGDGLQCRWSAAASSFFVEGSLMVECRGREDFLLVLREGQRNRQRGSHALNLDSSRSHVVFTVFFEARDEAAAATSSGDIGSDGAPSSPLGASAPLCTTRYGRLVFVDLAGSERLKKTLSTSTAETKSINKSLFTLGRVLELLSAPPPAPSTKVLTSASSDAVTPSKALAPPPPFIPYRSSVLTQLLMHSLDGHGRTVMVACVSPSALHLEESLRTLHYAERVRHIRAVPVVHVDTATQERMALEEKAQALRKENALLRRALGLTGVGSLEAGQVEARLEELHRAWAAGQLAALPYEAPSQGAAAPSWPSSAPQQGQVVRACPSRPAVPFATSGTIVAAGPTDLRASTPQTVVMSSTESEANDESPSGTDDVAPPSHNPHAAAVNILDLLESLPDTRLMYT